In Sphingobacterium zeae, one genomic interval encodes:
- a CDS encoding winged helix-turn-helix transcriptional regulator, whose amino-acid sequence MATPRKEQSTNTENLETLAQACDVNEVLLQIALRWKMQILYCIAEDVSQFSTLKKMFPTLSDQVLSKRLKELKEESLVVTENIENTIPPQIRYSPTEKGKELLKIILDLHHWGLKWKMTENDYCQLNVVNTKI is encoded by the coding sequence ATGGCAACACCTCGAAAAGAACAATCGACTAACACGGAGAATCTAGAGACTTTAGCACAGGCATGCGATGTGAACGAAGTATTGCTGCAAATAGCATTGCGTTGGAAAATGCAGATCTTATATTGTATTGCAGAAGATGTATCTCAATTTAGCACCTTAAAAAAAATGTTTCCTACGCTTTCCGATCAGGTACTGAGCAAACGTTTAAAGGAGTTGAAAGAGGAATCGCTTGTCGTTACCGAAAATATTGAAAATACCATACCTCCGCAGATTCGCTATAGCCCAACAGAAAAAGGGAAGGAGCTGTTGAAGATTATCCTTGATCTGCACCACTGGGGGCTCAAATGGAAAATGACGGAAAATGACTATTGTCAACTGAATGTGGTAAACACAAAGATCTAA
- a CDS encoding helix-turn-helix domain-containing protein: protein MDTPVENDATRFANKLGVIFKNVLQHFDVVSFKGVTFLPDMAMHIGSFDVKNDFTRMTSQSDISDGIGFIFYNIVEYDIERKDAKTRARNTAGPPFVRIFPYNIGQTLHFKKGTRLSYVSISVSAAYLKTFLQEEESTFKFVFDSANNFWIEELMTDDILQTINELVKKTEPSSMKSFYYKMKAMELLFYLFESLKKRGRVPEQKISKFDIDAVYKVRDKIVSSLSESSSIAELKQIAGMNELKLRKIFKQIFGMGIYDYYQLMRMREAARLIRDEKLTVTEAGYQMGFENLGHFSKIFEKHIGKKPKKYMQSLVNRP from the coding sequence ATGGACACTCCTGTCGAAAATGACGCTACCCGGTTTGCCAATAAGCTGGGTGTAATTTTTAAAAATGTCTTGCAGCATTTCGATGTGGTCTCTTTCAAAGGCGTTACCTTTCTGCCCGATATGGCTATGCATATTGGATCATTCGATGTAAAAAATGATTTTACCCGTATGACAAGCCAGTCTGACATCAGCGACGGCATAGGATTTATTTTTTACAATATAGTTGAATACGATATCGAGCGCAAAGATGCGAAGACAAGAGCGCGAAACACGGCCGGGCCGCCCTTTGTGCGTATATTTCCATACAACATAGGCCAGACATTACATTTTAAAAAAGGTACACGCCTGTCTTATGTTTCCATCAGTGTGAGCGCGGCTTACCTGAAAACATTTTTACAGGAAGAAGAGTCAACATTTAAATTCGTGTTTGACAGTGCAAACAATTTTTGGATCGAAGAACTGATGACCGATGATATCTTGCAGACGATCAATGAACTGGTAAAAAAAACCGAACCGTCTAGCATGAAAAGCTTCTACTACAAGATGAAAGCGATGGAACTGCTCTTTTACCTGTTCGAAAGCTTAAAAAAGCGTGGCAGGGTGCCTGAGCAGAAAATCAGTAAGTTTGATATTGATGCGGTTTATAAAGTTAGGGACAAAATTGTTTCGTCTTTAAGCGAGTCAAGCAGCATTGCCGAATTAAAACAGATAGCAGGTATGAACGAACTAAAGCTTCGAAAAATCTTTAAACAGATATTTGGTATGGGCATCTACGATTACTATCAGCTCATGCGCATGAGAGAAGCCGCGCGGCTTATACGCGACGAAAAACTGACCGTTACCGAAGCCGGCTATCAAATGGGCTTCGAAAACCTCGGTCATTTCAGTAAAATATTTGAAAAGCATATAGGCAAAAAACCCAAAAAATATATGCAGAGTTTAGTGAATCGTCCCTAG